In the genome of Pseudomonas sp. B33.4, the window GCGCTGGCGGGGATTGCGCAGTTGATCATGCTCGGGGAGTTGGCGGTGAATCGGGCGCTGGATAATTTGCAATTGCCGGAGTGATGCGGGTGCCGGGATCATCTGGTGATTGATCGGGTGTTCATTCTGGCGCCTTCGCGAGCAAGCTCGCTCCCACAGGGTTTTATGCTGATTGAAGATGTTGTGTACGACGCAGAAACCTGTGGGAGCAGTTAATTATTACCGTGCCGTCTTCGTGTGGTTATTGAGGCGCTTCAGGACATTCGCGGGTCCATCGCGTCACGTTCATGTCATTGAATTGCTCACCGATGGTATCGACGCGTAGGCAAATTCCTTTCTTCGCGTAGTACAAGATGCAACGCGAGCTTTCAAACGAGCAGGTATCCAGTTCGAAGAAGCTGCGTGTAGCCAGCTCCTTCTCCACGCCACTGTATTCATAGCCGTCGTTGGTATGCATCCGCGTCGGTTTCCATCCTTGTTTGACTAGCTTGGACTTGGCCGCAGCCAAACGCTCACCGACGATGATGCCTGCTGGCCCGCGATTGTCGTTTGGCGCCTGTGAGTCATCGGCAAACGTTGCGCTGATACCCGTGCAATAAAGTGCGAAAAATACGAGGGTCGAGGCCTTCAATTACAGTTCCTATAGCCGATTTTAGCTCGACAGAAACTCCGGACCCTCGGTATGAGGTTGCGGAGGATGGTGATTCTTGGTGCCAGCCCTTCGGGACGTGCTGCCTCCCTTGTTGCTGCTTTCGGCCTAGCGCCGAGCCTAGTAAAAGTGACCTGGGTTATTGCCTGCTTTTATTTAGTCGTTCCTGTGATTCTTCTTCCGGTGCAATGAAAGGCTGCTACCAGAAAATCCTTGAGCGACCACGCCCAAAGACCCAGAAGCATGCAGATCACCAAAAAAGTGAAATATTGATGAAAGTCCGTATGGGGCACTTTTTGGCTGGTTATTCCAACCAGCCCGAGGCTTATCAGGCTGACGCAAAGAAAACTCAGACATCGTAAGGCGAGATAGCAAAGGTCTCTGAAGTTAATCGTGGGTACCCAGTTTTTTGCAGACTCAGAAAATAAAGCCGACCACACCAGATGAAACAGACTTGCGTAGATAAAGCTCAGGCTTAGGCGTTCTGCTACATCAGCGCCGGAACCGAGGAAAATTTGTGAATAGAAATGGTCGAGCAAAACCCCTACGGGACGCATGAGGTCGAGGAAAGGAAACAGGGCGACCCCACCTGCGAGATAAATGGCTAAAAAAGCGATGATTTTCATCTCGCACTCCGTTGCTTTATTTGCCAGGTCGATTTGATGTCAGATCGGTGTTTTGCGTTCTATGCATCGACCTCGGTATTGGCATTGCCTGACTATTTTTTTAGCTAGGTAAGTCAACAGCATAGTCATCCTGACCACTTCCGGTAACTCAGTCGCTGGACGTCAGAAGGGTAGTGGGCCAGACGGCAGAGAAGCACGGGTTTGCGGCGCGCGGGGTTTCGATGGGCTGCGAGGTTGAGCATTTCGCTAGGGATGTGGACGGATCTATTCAGAGAGGTGTTACGGGATTCGTTGCCGATAAACACCAACGTTTAAAAAGACATCTCCAGACACTCTCCCAGGCTACATACCCTTGCGCCTTTGCCTACAGCTACGCCAGAATCCGCCGGCTTGTGCGCCTTGGGGGCGAGTTCTATTGTGGTGCGGTCGCTGACGTATCAGCGATCGGATTTGACCGTCCGCCCAATATCAAGGCGCGCCAGCGTTCTGCACGTGTTCAGGCATTGTCTGAAATCATGTCGCGGTGGCTGTGCGTGGGACACCTTCGGGTGTGCCGGACTCCTTGATGTCCGGTCGGTCAACCCGCGTACAGCTGCCACCCAGTTTGTTTGACCGCGAACGGTGGCGGCTCCAGTCATCAAGGAGCTTCACCATGATCAAACCAACACCTAACCCGCCCGAATCCAACTGCACGTCTCCCTACGAATCAATCGACTCAAAAAAACTCCACGAAGCCGCTGACCGCGCGCTCGACCATTACCTTTGTCCGCCCGGTTCCACGCCGCCGCCACGTAAAAAACGTGGGATGTATGCCGTGACTGCGGACAACAAAAACGAAGAATTGCTGATTGATGCCAGTGAAACGCTTGCTTCGGCTCAAACTATTGCGCAGAACGTCGCTAGCCTGTTGCCGGCGTCGCAGCGTCGGGCGTTGTTGGGGATTGCGCAGTTGATCATGCTCGGGGAGTTGGCGGTGAATCGGGCGTTTGATAATTTGCAATTGCCGGGGTGATGTAGTTGTCGGGTCACCTGGTGATTGATCGGGTGGTTGTTCTGGGGAATTCGTGATTAGAAGCGGCCCTCACCCCAGCCCTCTCCCGGAGGGAGAGGGGGCCGACTGAAGTGTCTTGCGGGGTACGTCGACCTGAAAGATTTTGGTGATTATGGGTTTGGTGAAAGGCCTTGGCGGTGATGGCTTGGGTGAAGGACCTTCGATTTGGCTTTGTGAGCTTGGCCATTTTGGATTCAATGAATGGCTTTCAAGTCGGTGTAGCTCTCGAACATCCCCGAATCGGTTCCCTCTCCCGTGGGAGAGGGCTAGGGTGAGGGGCTTTCCGTTCGGGACAACAAAGTCTCAAGCCTGGCCAACGGCGGCGCATCCTGATTGCGGTCGAATACCTGGATACCAATCTTGAGTAGACGTCCGTTCTCGGCTGCGCTGATCAGCTGTTCACAGCGCAGCAATAGCCGCCCCTGATCACAATCCAGCGCTTTCATACCCATCGGCAACTTGCCTTCCAACCGCAACTCCGCCATCCGACTCTGCGCCGCAATCAGCGCCACCGACCGATCCCTTAAAACCCCACTACTCTGCGTCATCAACCCCGCCACCCGCACAGCCGCCGACATCGCCACGGCAATAATCGCCAGCGCCACCAGCACCTCAATCAATGTGAAACCCGCTTCCCGCGAACGCGCACGCATAAACCGCCCAAAACCAAAACCCAGCCCTCGACGCTAACCCGCGTCCTTGACGGCTTGACGACGAAAACACCCGAGGATTTTCAACATCACTGACATATCTTCTTGCAACACTGCGCGTCGAATCGAATCAAGCCAGGGTATGTCGAGATGGATATCGCACCTTTCAAATCGCTTCAGCAACCGATGCGCACGCCGCGTGGGCAGCAGGGTTTTACCCTGATCGAGATCATGGTGGTCGTGGTGATTCTGGGGATTCTCGCGGCGATGGTGGTGCCCAAGGTGCTCGACCGGCCGGATCAGGCGCGGGCGACGGCGGCGAAGCAGGATATTGGTGGGTTGATGCAGGCGTTGAAGTTGTATCGCCTCGATCACGGTACTTACCCGAGCATGAATCAGGGGCTGAAGGTGTTGGTGGAGCGGCCGGCGGATGCGAAGAACAGCAATTGGCGCTCGTACCTGGAGCGTTTGCCGAATGATCCGTGGGGGCGTCCTTATCAATACCTCAACCCCGGCGCCAATGGCGAGATCGACATCTTTTCCCTCGGTGCCGACGGTCAGCCTGACGGCGACGGCGTGAATGCCGATATCGGTTCCTGGCAGTTGTAAGGCCGGCCATGAACAGCCGCTCGCCTGAGGGGGCGAAGCAACAGGGCATGGCGATTATCAGCGCGTTGTTGATTGCGGCCGTGGTGGCGGTGATTGCGGCGGGCATGTTGACGCGCCAGAGCGTGTCGACCCGTGCGCTCGAGGCGGATCAGCAGCGTGTGCAGGGGCGTTGGCTGGTGCTGGGCGGGTTGGAGATCAGCCGTCAGTTGCTCTGGGATGCACGTCAGCGCGACCCGTTGACCCGGCTCGATCAGCCGTGGGCGCAGCGTCTCTCGGCGCAAGGTTTTGAGGGGCGACTGGAGGATGAGCAGGGCAAGTTCAACCTGCGCAATCTGGTCGCCAACGAGCGGGTCGATGAGGCGCAGGTCGCGGCGTTTCAGCGTTTGTGCGAGTTGATCGGGGTCAGTGCCGGGTTGAGTCAGCGCATCAGTCAGCGGGTGATTGCTTCGTACCCGAGGCTGCTGAATGCGCAGATGGCCGAGGCGCCGAAAAGTGGTTTCGACAGTGGTCGCGCCACCTCGCCAAACGCCTCACACAAACCGCAGAAGCCAACGCTGCCGATGCTGCGCAGCATCGATGATCTGCGCAGTGTCGACGGCGTCAATGAGGCGGTGATCGGCAAACTGGCGCCGTACCTGACGGTGATCCCCGCGACCACTTGGCTCAACGGCAACACCGCCACCGCGCCGGTTTTGGCTGCGTATGTGCCGGGGCTGTCGTTGGAGCGCGCGAACGCGCTGATTGCCGAGCGCGATGCCGGGCGCTGGTTTATCAACCGTGGCGATTTCGTTAACCGTTTGCGCATGCCGCAACTGGAGCTGACCAGCGTCAAGGTCGGCATCACCAGTGACTGGTTTCGCCTGCGTGGCGAGGCGCGGCGCGATCAGCGGCGGGTCAGTCTTGAGGCGTTGTTGCATCGCAGCGAGGACCGCTTGCCGCAGGTGATCTGGTCGCGGGTGGGCGTATGAGCCAGTTGAAGGTTTCGTTGCCGCCGTTGGCGGAGCTGGACCTGCACAGTCAATTGCACTGCGCCTGGCTGGATCGTCAGGGTCAGGTCACGCGGGAAGATCGCCTCAGTCTAAGCCAGTTGAGCCAGCAGTCGAAACTGCCGCCGCTGGTGTGTTTTCTGCACCCGGCTGACAGTCTGTTGGCGAGTCTCGATTTACCGCCGTTGCCCGCCAACAAGATTGTCGCGGCGGTGCAGTGTGCGGCGCAGGCCTTGATGCTGGGTGACAGCAGTGAGATGCACATTGCACACAGTTCGCGGGATGAAGCCGGGCAGGTGCAGATCGCCTGGGCGCCTCGGCAGCACTTGTTGCGCTTTGGCCAGTTGCTAAAAAGTGTTGGGCTGAACCTGCGCGGACTCTATCCGGCGCCGTACAGTTTGCCGGTGCTGCCAGGTACCGTCGCGTGCGTGCAGGACGGGCATTTGTTGTTGCGCGATAGCGTGCAAGTGGCGCGGGTGCAGCCGTTGTTCGATGACGGCCTCGACAGTGTCGTGTGGGAGCCGGGCATCACTTTACATTGGATCGGTGAGCAACCGCCGCCGGGCGCTGAACTGCCGATGAGCGATGCGCAGCGTTGGACTGGGCCGCTACCGGGATGGGGGCTGCATGGTGCAGTCCAACAGCAACAAACCGAGCATCGCGGCTGGGGCAGGGCTATCGCCCTCTCAGCGTTGGCCGTGGCCGTTTGGGTGATCGGTTTGAACCTGTATGCCGCCCGTGAGGCCGGGCAGGGCCAGCAACTGAAAACCCAGATGAATCTGCGGGTAAAGCAGGCGTTCCCTGAGTTGCCGGTGATCCTCAACCCGTTGCAACAGGCGCGTCAGCAATTGGCGGCGCGGCAGAAGGGCGCGGCGGATGATCCGGCGCAGACGTTCAATCGGCTGGTGTTGCAGGCGGGCAGCGGCATGCCGTCGATGGCCGGCAGTGTCGAGCGGTTGGCGTTTGTCGACGGCACGTTGCAACTAAGTCTGCTGAGTGAAGCCCGCCGTGGTGGCAATGATCAGGAGTGGCAAAGCACCTTGGCCCAGGCCGGTATCAGCGTGACGGCAGATGACGAGGGCTGGACCTTGCGTCCGGCCACTGAAGCCACCCCAAGCGACAGCGATGACAGCGGCGGAGCAGAAGAAGATGAATAAGGCCTCGCTCGCGCTGTATCGCGCCAAGTGGCAACGCTTCAACGCTCAGGTGCAGGCGCGTTGGCAGCCGTTGGCTTTGCGCGAAAAACGCATGGTCGCCGGCATGGCCATAGCGCTGATCGGCTTGCTGCTGTGGGTTGCGCTGATCCAGCCGCCGCTGAAGAAAATCGCTTATTGGCAAACCGAGACGCCAAAGCTGCGCGCGCAGACCGAAGCGCTGGAAGTGCTGCTGCGCGAAGTCAGCGTGCGTCCGGACGGGCAGAGCGTGGCGCAGTCGCTGGAGCAGACCCTTCAGGCCAGCGGCCTGGCGGGGCATTACCAATTACAGGAAGCACAAGGCGCCTGGCAATTGACCTTCGACGCGGCGCCGGCCGACGCGGTGCTCGACTGGCTGTTGAGCAACCCGGCACAACTTTCTCTGCAAGTGGTCGAGGCCCGTTTGCAACGCGCAGACAACCCCTCGACCGAAGTCACTGCC includes:
- a CDS encoding DUF6124 family protein, yielding MIKPTPNPPESNCTSPYESIDSKKLHEAADRALDHYLCPPGSTPPPRKKRGMYAVTADNKNEELLIDASETLASAQTIAQNVASLLPASQRRALLGIAQLIMLGELAVNRAFDNLQLPG
- the gspI gene encoding type II secretion system minor pseudopilin GspI; protein product: MRARSREAGFTLIEVLVALAIIAVAMSAAVRVAGLMTQSSGVLRDRSVALIAAQSRMAELRLEGKLPMGMKALDCDQGRLLLRCEQLISAAENGRLLKIGIQVFDRNQDAPPLARLETLLSRTESPSP
- the gspG gene encoding type II secretion system major pseudopilin GspG, which codes for MDIAPFKSLQQPMRTPRGQQGFTLIEIMVVVVILGILAAMVVPKVLDRPDQARATAAKQDIGGLMQALKLYRLDHGTYPSMNQGLKVLVERPADAKNSNWRSYLERLPNDPWGRPYQYLNPGANGEIDIFSLGADGQPDGDGVNADIGSWQL
- the gspK gene encoding type II secretion system minor pseudopilin GspK, coding for MNSRSPEGAKQQGMAIISALLIAAVVAVIAAGMLTRQSVSTRALEADQQRVQGRWLVLGGLEISRQLLWDARQRDPLTRLDQPWAQRLSAQGFEGRLEDEQGKFNLRNLVANERVDEAQVAAFQRLCELIGVSAGLSQRISQRVIASYPRLLNAQMAEAPKSGFDSGRATSPNASHKPQKPTLPMLRSIDDLRSVDGVNEAVIGKLAPYLTVIPATTWLNGNTATAPVLAAYVPGLSLERANALIAERDAGRWFINRGDFVNRLRMPQLELTSVKVGITSDWFRLRGEARRDQRRVSLEALLHRSEDRLPQVIWSRVGV
- the gspL gene encoding type II secretion system protein GspL, which codes for MSQLKVSLPPLAELDLHSQLHCAWLDRQGQVTREDRLSLSQLSQQSKLPPLVCFLHPADSLLASLDLPPLPANKIVAAVQCAAQALMLGDSSEMHIAHSSRDEAGQVQIAWAPRQHLLRFGQLLKSVGLNLRGLYPAPYSLPVLPGTVACVQDGHLLLRDSVQVARVQPLFDDGLDSVVWEPGITLHWIGEQPPPGAELPMSDAQRWTGPLPGWGLHGAVQQQQTEHRGWGRAIALSALAVAVWVIGLNLYAAREAGQGQQLKTQMNLRVKQAFPELPVILNPLQQARQQLAARQKGAADDPAQTFNRLVLQAGSGMPSMAGSVERLAFVDGTLQLSLLSEARRGGNDQEWQSTLAQAGISVTADDEGWTLRPATEATPSDSDDSGGAEEDE
- the gspM gene encoding type II secretion system protein GspM; the encoded protein is MNKASLALYRAKWQRFNAQVQARWQPLALREKRMVAGMAIALIGLLLWVALIQPPLKKIAYWQTETPKLRAQTEALEVLLREVSVRPDGQSVAQSLEQTLQASGLAGHYQLQEAQGAWQLTFDAAPADAVLDWLLSNPAQLSLQVVEARLQRADNPSTEVTAGTLSGTVRMDQALGAKEAS